The following proteins come from a genomic window of Pararhodobacter sp.:
- a CDS encoding ABC transporter ATP-binding protein, translating to MTDIVSLTGIHKIYRSQSGAETHVLRGITLSIAEGQNVVLLGPSGCGKTTSLRIIAGLETPTQGRVELAGAVVSASNPPIWVGPEDRPIGIVFQSYALWPHMTVSENVAFALRHGRLKLRRAEARARTVEVLDMMQIGHLASRRVTQLSGGQQQRVALARAVAQRPKVLLMDEPLSNLDPQLRADVRGEIRTMTRQMGITSLIVTHDRDDALALADEVCVMADGVIMQNASPTEVLHNPASLFVARMFGDANALEAEVVAVGDGTLTLALSDSQIIVPHRGQFVPGSRVTLAAHSNRQTFAETGLPGEILESHYEADRVRSRVAIGGDRAVIYHSGAPLPPGSQVHVSTPDAAWMVFARGNDPASS from the coding sequence ATGACCGACATCGTCAGCCTGACGGGTATCCACAAGATCTATCGGTCCCAGTCCGGGGCAGAGACGCATGTTCTGCGGGGCATCACTTTGAGCATTGCCGAGGGGCAGAATGTCGTGCTTCTGGGGCCGTCGGGGTGCGGCAAGACAACATCCTTGCGCATTATCGCCGGTCTTGAAACCCCGACACAGGGACGTGTCGAGTTGGCAGGCGCGGTGGTTTCCGCATCAAACCCGCCGATCTGGGTTGGCCCCGAGGATCGGCCCATCGGCATTGTCTTTCAATCTTACGCGCTTTGGCCGCATATGACGGTGTCCGAGAATGTCGCCTTCGCGTTGCGCCATGGGCGGCTCAAGCTGCGCCGCGCCGAGGCCAGGGCGCGCACCGTCGAAGTCCTCGACATGATGCAGATCGGCCATTTGGCCAGCCGCCGTGTGACGCAACTGTCGGGCGGGCAGCAACAACGCGTGGCCTTGGCCCGCGCCGTGGCGCAGCGGCCCAAGGTGTTGTTGATGGACGAACCCTTGTCGAACCTTGATCCGCAATTGCGCGCCGATGTCCGAGGCGAAATCCGCACGATGACCAGACAAATGGGCATCACATCGCTTATCGTCACCCATGACCGCGACGATGCCTTGGCGCTGGCGGATGAGGTTTGCGTCATGGCGGATGGCGTCATCATGCAAAACGCCTCGCCGACCGAGGTGTTGCACAATCCGGCGTCGTTGTTTGTGGCGCGCATGTTCGGAGATGCCAACGCGCTGGAGGCCGAGGTTGTCGCGGTCGGCGACGGCACCCTCACCCTCGCGCTTTCAGACAGTCAGATTATCGTGCCCCATCGCGGGCAGTTTGTGCCGGGCAGCCGTGTCACATTGGCCGCGCATTCCAATCGTCAGACCTTTGCCGAAACCGGCCTGCCGGGCGAGATCCTGGAGAGCCATTACGAAGCCGACCGGGTGCGCTCTCGCGTGGCGATCGGTGGTGACCGGGCCGTGATCTATCACAGTGGTGCACCCTTGCCGCCGGGCAGCCAGGTCCATGTTTCCACACCTGACGCGGCGTGGATGGTGTTCGCCCGTGGCAACGACCCGGCATCGTCCTGA
- a CDS encoding DMT family transporter, with translation MRPIRGILYKIISVVMFITMASLIKALSGEVPPGQIVFFRSLLALPVLVIWLAWRSELRTGFKASKPLGHFWRGLVGTMAMGMGFAALAFLPLPEVTAIGYAAPLLVVIFASMFLGEEVRAFRLTSVFVGLVGVLIVLSPRLSVGSSVSQIQALGAMLALSGAVFAALAQVTVRKLVATETTSAIVFWFSLTAAGLSLLTIPFGWVMPSLWQAAILILTGLLGGVGQIFLTSSYREADASLVAPFDYASIMFALAIGYWGFGEVPTMTMLLGAAIVIAAGILIIWRERQLGLERARQRRVMTPQG, from the coding sequence ATGCGCCCGATCCGCGGAATTCTGTACAAAATCATCTCGGTGGTGATGTTCATCACAATGGCAAGCCTGATCAAGGCCTTGTCCGGCGAGGTGCCGCCCGGGCAGATCGTGTTCTTTCGCTCGTTACTTGCCCTGCCGGTCCTCGTCATATGGTTGGCTTGGCGTTCGGAATTGCGGACCGGGTTCAAGGCCAGCAAGCCGCTGGGCCATTTCTGGCGCGGATTGGTGGGGACGATGGCCATGGGGATGGGCTTTGCCGCGCTCGCCTTTCTGCCTTTGCCCGAGGTCACCGCCATCGGCTATGCCGCACCCTTGTTGGTGGTGATCTTCGCGTCGATGTTCCTCGGCGAGGAGGTCCGCGCCTTTCGCCTGACCTCGGTGTTTGTCGGATTGGTCGGGGTCTTGATCGTTTTGTCCCCGCGTCTGTCGGTGGGCAGTTCGGTCAGCCAAATTCAGGCGCTCGGCGCGATGCTGGCCCTGTCAGGGGCGGTTTTCGCGGCGCTGGCGCAGGTCACGGTGCGCAAACTCGTGGCGACCGAGACAACCTCGGCAATCGTTTTCTGGTTCTCCCTGACGGCGGCGGGCCTGTCTTTGCTGACCATTCCGTTCGGCTGGGTGATGCCCTCCCTGTGGCAAGCGGCGATCCTGATCCTGACCGGGTTGCTGGGCGGGGTGGGCCAGATTTTCCTGACCTCCAGCTACCGCGAGGCCGATGCCTCACTGGTCGCGCCCTTCGATTATGCGTCGATCATGTTCGCGCTGGCGATCGGCTATTGGGGCTTTGGCGAGGTTCCGACCATGACCATGTTGCTGGGCGCGGCCATCGTCATCGCGGCCGGGATTCTGATCATCTGGCGCGAGCGGCAACTAGGCCTGGAGCGTGCGCGCCAACGCCGCGTCATGACGCCGCAAGGCTAG
- the cysG gene encoding siroheme synthase CysG — MQHFPIFLDLQGQTVAIAGNGEFALAKLRLLLKTQARLTVYAPAPEADLRALIAAHAVTLIQRAATADDLTGVALAYAAHGEAQADAQFAARARSVGVLVNVVDNLEASAFITPAIVDRDPVTIAIGTEGAAPVLARAIKTDLEEKLPQGLGPLARAGKLFRPHAEALPQGRRRRDFWADYYFETGPQVLAEVGEELLEHALHDILRRHLEAGEPQGRVDLVGAGPGDPELMTQRARRLLDRADVVIHDRLVPAAILELARREAQFIPVGKEGFGPSTPQDQINAAMIRHARNGAHVLRLKGGDASVFGRLDEEAEALTEAGIDWAVTPGITAASAAAAVIGRSLTQRGRNSDLRLLTAHDINGFADHDWRSLARNGSVAAIYMGKRAARFLQGRLLMHGADGATPVTLVENASRPDQRILATRLDRLTADLAAAAPSGPVLTLFGLAPAKAAETLPTLLEEMA; from the coding sequence ATGCAACATTTCCCGATATTCCTCGATCTTCAGGGCCAGACCGTCGCCATCGCCGGCAATGGCGAATTTGCGCTGGCCAAGCTGCGGCTGCTGCTGAAAACGCAGGCCCGGCTGACCGTTTACGCCCCCGCCCCCGAGGCCGATCTGCGCGCCCTGATCGCCGCGCACGCCGTCACCCTGATCCAGCGCGCCGCCACTGCCGACGATCTGACCGGCGTGGCGCTGGCCTATGCCGCCCATGGCGAGGCGCAGGCCGACGCCCAATTCGCCGCCCGCGCGCGCAGCGTCGGCGTGTTGGTCAATGTCGTCGACAATCTCGAAGCCAGCGCCTTTATCACCCCCGCCATTGTTGACCGCGACCCCGTCACCATCGCCATCGGCACCGAGGGCGCGGCCCCGGTTCTGGCCCGGGCGATCAAGACCGACCTCGAGGAAAAGCTCCCGCAAGGTCTCGGCCCTCTGGCCCGCGCCGGAAAGCTGTTCCGCCCTCACGCCGAGGCCCTCCCGCAAGGCCGCCGTCGTCGTGACTTCTGGGCGGATTACTATTTCGAAACCGGCCCGCAGGTTCTGGCCGAAGTGGGCGAGGAACTGTTGGAGCACGCCCTGCACGACATTCTGCGCCGCCATCTTGAGGCGGGCGAGCCGCAGGGCCGCGTCGATCTGGTGGGCGCGGGGCCGGGCGACCCGGAACTGATGACCCAGCGCGCCCGCCGCCTGCTGGACCGCGCCGATGTGGTGATCCATGACCGCCTCGTCCCCGCCGCGATCCTTGAGCTGGCGCGGCGCGAGGCCCAGTTCATCCCGGTCGGCAAAGAGGGCTTCGGCCCCTCGACCCCGCAGGACCAGATCAACGCCGCGATGATCCGGCACGCCCGGAACGGCGCGCATGTCCTGCGCCTCAAGGGCGGCGATGCCAGTGTCTTTGGCCGTCTTGATGAGGAAGCCGAGGCGCTGACCGAGGCCGGCATTGATTGGGCCGTGACCCCCGGCATCACCGCCGCCTCTGCCGCCGCCGCCGTGATTGGCCGCAGCCTGACGCAGCGCGGGCGCAACTCGGACCTACGCCTTCTGACCGCGCATGACATCAACGGATTTGCCGATCACGATTGGCGCAGCCTTGCCCGCAACGGCTCGGTCGCGGCGATCTACATGGGCAAGCGCGCCGCCCGTTTCCTGCAAGGCCGCCTGCTGATGCATGGCGCGGACGGGGCCACGCCGGTGACGCTGGTCGAAAACGCCAGCCGCCCGGATCAGCGCATCCTCGCCACCCGGCTGGATCGCCTGACCGCTGACCTCGCCGCCGCCGCGCCCAGCGGCCCGGTTCTGACCCTGTTCGGCCTTGCCCCGGCAAAAGCCGCCGAAACCCTCCCCACCTTGCTCGAGGAAATGGCCTGA
- a CDS encoding ABC transporter permease, whose product MQNSVRPTQAKLALRRRRPDLLGLLVTALTLIAALALIAPTLALVLKSLISDASGALGLDNYHRVLEARRLPSVIWNTVVLGVGSVAVMFVIATPLAWLYARTDFHWRGAIMIGATCQLATPGFLVALGYLFLLNPSNGLINQWWRALTGGTDPLMNVYSMTAIVLLQGLSMVGPAFYFLAPALSHVDGALEEAASAHGLGKWKTFVFILLPITLPTLLSTALFFLVIAVETFDFAGMLGMPARISVVATWIYQFTQASFAAPEYGAASAIGVMTAIVLLALMVVQGLVFRRSFAIATLGGKSRSASVILSRGAQRAAKLMFCTFLALGFAVPFAMLVWTALLPVQQPPSWAALQSISLDGFGPQFWAELRNIGGATLVLALVVPTLVVSLTSAMAWTATLNRKAARIIEVAVVSCLAVPSIVIAIMFLVGALSLHAYLPIYGSIVVLILAIGTRYLATAFRITQNAFAQVDPELIQAARTLGVPSGITLTGIMVPMLRASLIFAWFWVALLTLRELPITLVLSTYDLQTLASRIFLYNSSGETQQAAALSLALFAIVAVFLVGFFRFVRFTR is encoded by the coding sequence ATGCAAAACAGCGTCCGTCCAACGCAGGCCAAGCTGGCACTGCGGCGGCGTCGGCCTGATCTGCTGGGCCTGCTGGTCACGGCACTGACCCTGATCGCCGCCTTGGCGCTGATTGCCCCGACACTCGCCCTGGTGCTCAAGAGCCTGATTTCCGATGCGTCGGGCGCGCTCGGTTTGGACAACTACCATCGCGTCCTCGAGGCGCGGCGCCTTCCGTCGGTCATCTGGAACACGGTTGTCCTGGGGGTGGGCAGCGTGGCCGTGATGTTCGTTATCGCCACGCCTCTGGCCTGGCTCTATGCAAGGACCGATTTTCATTGGCGCGGCGCGATCATGATCGGCGCCACATGCCAACTTGCCACACCCGGATTCCTGGTGGCGCTGGGTTACCTGTTCTTGCTCAATCCCTCGAACGGCTTGATCAATCAGTGGTGGCGCGCGTTGACCGGTGGCACCGACCCCTTGATGAATGTCTACTCGATGACGGCAATCGTGTTGCTTCAGGGCCTGTCGATGGTCGGCCCCGCGTTTTATTTCCTCGCACCCGCCCTGTCGCATGTCGATGGCGCGCTGGAAGAGGCCGCCAGCGCGCATGGTTTGGGGAAATGGAAAACCTTTGTCTTCATCCTGCTGCCGATAACGCTGCCGACATTGCTCAGCACGGCGTTGTTCTTTCTGGTGATCGCCGTCGAGACCTTTGATTTCGCCGGAATGTTGGGAATGCCGGCACGGATTTCGGTCGTCGCGACCTGGATCTACCAGTTCACACAGGCGAGTTTCGCCGCGCCCGAATATGGCGCGGCCTCTGCCATCGGGGTGATGACGGCCATCGTGCTGCTGGCGCTTATGGTTGTGCAAGGGCTTGTCTTTCGGCGCAGTTTCGCAATCGCCACGCTGGGCGGGAAATCGCGTTCTGCGTCGGTGATCCTCAGCCGAGGTGCCCAAAGGGCCGCCAAACTGATGTTTTGCACCTTTCTGGCGCTGGGCTTTGCGGTGCCCTTTGCCATGCTGGTGTGGACCGCGCTGCTCCCCGTTCAGCAACCTCCGTCCTGGGCTGCGCTTCAAAGCATCTCACTCGACGGGTTTGGCCCCCAATTCTGGGCCGAGTTGCGCAACATCGGGGGCGCGACCCTGGTGCTTGCGCTGGTCGTGCCGACCCTGGTGGTCAGCCTGACTTCGGCAATGGCGTGGACCGCAACCTTGAACCGCAAGGCGGCCCGGATCATCGAAGTGGCGGTTGTCAGTTGCCTGGCGGTGCCGTCCATCGTCATTGCCATCATGTTTCTGGTCGGCGCTCTCAGCCTCCATGCGTACCTGCCGATCTATGGCTCCATCGTGGTGCTGATCCTGGCGATTGGCACGCGCTATCTGGCGACCGCGTTCAGGATCACGCAAAACGCCTTCGCGCAGGTTGATCCAGAACTTATCCAAGCGGCCCGCACGCTGGGCGTTCCGTCGGGTATCACGCTTACGGGCATCATGGTGCCGATGTTGCGCGCGTCGCTGATTTTCGCGTGGTTCTGGGTTGCTTTGCTGACGCTGCGCGAGTTGCCGATCACCCTGGTTCTGAGCACCTATGATCTGCAAACCCTGGCGTCGCGCATCTTCCTCTACAACAGTTCCGGCGAAACCCAGCAGGCCGCCGCGCTCTCATTGGCGCTGTTTGCCATCGTCGCCGTGTTTCTGGTGGGGTTTTTCCGCTTTGTTCGCTTCACCCGCTAG
- a CDS encoding nitrite/sulfite reductase, with amino-acid sequence MYVYDSFDHDFLTERNRQFRAQVQRRIDGSLTEDEFRPLRLMNGLYLQLHAYMLRVAIPYGTLNPQQMRKLAEIADRFDKGYGHFTTRQNIQYNWPRLADVPDILDELAKAGLHAIQTSGNTIRNVTSDHFAGAAADEIADPRPVAELIRQWSTDHPEFQFLPRKFKVAVTGSETDRAVTKAHDIGLRMVRQNGQPGFEVIVGGGLGRTPMIGKVLRDFLPVADLLPYLEAIVGTYNLLGRRDNKFKARIKITVHENGIDTIRNHVEARFQTIAPQFDTAATLAQLARIEAMFKAPDLRAACDLAYQAAYRTDPVFRAWADTNLHPHRDPNHAIVTLSLKAHGETPGDATSDQMRLIADLAEAYGHGEIRISHEQNVILPHVARADLPALHKALRVQGLATANVGLISDIIACPGMDYCALATARSIPVAQEIATHFDALKLEHDIGPLKIKISGCINACGHHHVGHIGILGLDRAGVENYQITLGGDGSEDAHLGDRTGPGFAYDQIVPAIERIIRAYLALRDSPAESFLSAYRRLGLTPFKAALYEQEPVDAE; translated from the coding sequence ATGTACGTCTATGACAGCTTCGACCATGACTTCCTGACCGAGCGTAACCGCCAGTTTCGCGCGCAGGTCCAGCGCCGCATCGACGGCTCGCTGACCGAGGATGAATTTCGCCCGCTGCGCCTGATGAACGGCCTTTATCTGCAATTGCACGCCTATATGCTGCGCGTGGCGATCCCTTATGGCACGCTGAACCCACAGCAAATGCGCAAACTGGCCGAAATCGCCGACCGCTTTGACAAGGGCTACGGCCATTTCACCACCCGGCAGAACATCCAGTACAACTGGCCCCGGCTGGCGGATGTGCCGGATATTCTCGATGAACTGGCCAAGGCCGGACTGCACGCGATCCAGACCTCGGGCAACACCATTCGCAACGTGACCTCGGACCATTTCGCCGGGGCCGCCGCGGATGAAATCGCCGATCCGCGCCCGGTTGCCGAGTTGATCCGCCAATGGTCCACCGACCACCCCGAATTCCAGTTCCTGCCGCGCAAGTTCAAGGTGGCGGTGACCGGCTCTGAAACCGACCGCGCCGTGACCAAGGCCCATGATATCGGGTTGCGCATGGTGCGCCAGAACGGCCAGCCGGGGTTCGAAGTGATCGTTGGCGGTGGCCTTGGCCGCACGCCGATGATCGGCAAGGTGCTGCGCGATTTCCTGCCCGTGGCCGACCTGCTGCCGTATCTTGAGGCCATTGTCGGCACCTACAACCTCTTGGGACGGCGCGACAATAAATTCAAAGCCCGCATCAAGATCACCGTGCATGAGAACGGCATCGACACGATTCGCAACCATGTCGAGGCCCGGTTCCAAACCATCGCGCCGCAGTTCGACACCGCTGCGACGCTGGCGCAACTGGCCCGTATCGAGGCGATGTTCAAAGCCCCTGACCTGCGCGCCGCCTGCGATCTGGCCTATCAGGCCGCCTATCGCACCGACCCGGTGTTTCGCGCCTGGGCCGATACCAACCTGCATCCGCACCGCGACCCCAACCACGCGATCGTCACCCTCAGCCTCAAGGCGCATGGCGAGACGCCGGGCGATGCGACCAGCGATCAGATGCGCCTGATTGCCGACCTTGCCGAGGCGTATGGCCACGGCGAAATCCGCATCAGCCATGAGCAGAACGTGATCCTGCCGCATGTCGCCCGCGCCGATCTGCCCGCGCTGCACAAGGCGCTGCGCGTGCAAGGGCTGGCGACGGCGAATGTCGGGCTGATCTCGGATATCATCGCCTGCCCGGGCATGGATTATTGCGCGCTGGCCACCGCGCGTTCGATCCCCGTGGCGCAGGAAATCGCCACGCATTTCGACGCGCTCAAGCTGGAGCATGACATCGGCCCGCTGAAGATCAAGATTTCCGGCTGCATCAACGCCTGCGGGCATCACCACGTCGGGCATATCGGCATTCTCGGCCTCGACCGCGCGGGCGTGGAAAACTACCAGATCACGCTGGGCGGTGACGGCTCCGAGGATGCGCATCTGGGTGACCGCACCGGGCCGGGCTTTGCCTATGATCAGATCGTCCCGGCCATCGAGCGCATCATCCGCGCCTATCTGGCGCTGCGCGACAGCCCGGCGGAGAGCTTCCTGTCGGCCTATCGCCGCCTTGGCCTGACCCCGTTCAAGGCCGCGCTGTATGAGCAGGAGCCGGTCGATGCCGAATGA
- a CDS encoding phosphoadenylyl-sulfate reductase, producing the protein MPNDLSSLNARFSGDTQAALRFSLSGALGRVALVSSFGADSVVLLHLVSTIAPQTPVLFLDTLMLFPETLAYQRAVAERLNLSDLRIINPDREALFAGDPDATLHHADPDACCDLRKTQPLTKALHGFESWISGRKRAQGGARSGLEMFERDPSGAVKINPLAGWDAQSIGAYMTQHDLPRHPLVARGFPSIGCAPCTGPVAAGEDPRAGRWRGKDKTECGIHFENGRVIRRKAS; encoded by the coding sequence ATGCCGAATGATCTTTCGTCCCTGAACGCGCGCTTTTCGGGCGACACCCAGGCCGCGCTGCGCTTTTCCTTGTCGGGCGCGCTGGGCCGGGTGGCGCTGGTTTCCAGCTTCGGCGCGGATTCGGTGGTGCTGCTGCATCTCGTGTCCACCATCGCGCCGCAAACCCCGGTCCTGTTCCTCGACACGCTGATGCTGTTCCCCGAAACGCTGGCCTATCAACGCGCCGTCGCCGAGCGGCTGAACCTGAGCGATCTGCGCATTATCAACCCCGACCGCGAGGCGCTGTTTGCCGGGGATCCTGACGCCACCCTGCACCACGCCGACCCCGATGCCTGCTGCGATCTGCGCAAGACACAGCCGCTGACCAAAGCGCTGCACGGCTTCGAGAGCTGGATTTCAGGCCGCAAACGCGCGCAAGGCGGCGCGCGTTCGGGGTTGGAGATGTTCGAGCGCGATCCCTCGGGGGCGGTGAAAATCAACCCTTTGGCCGGATGGGACGCGCAAAGCATCGGCGCCTACATGACCCAACACGACCTGCCCCGGCACCCGCTGGTGGCGCGCGGTTTCCCCTCGATTGGCTGCGCGCCCTGCACCGGGCCGGTCGCGGCAGGCGAGGATCCGCGCGCCGGGCGCTGGCGCGGAAAAGACAAAACCGAATGCGGCATCCATTTCGAGAATGGCCGCGTGATCAGAAGGAAAGCGTCATGA
- a CDS encoding ferredoxin--NADP reductase: MNQQLRPDLQTITAVTHWTDRLFSFRVTRPASLRFRSGQFVMIGLPNAEGKPVLRAYSIASPAWDDELEFYSIKVPDGPLTSRLQHVQPGDPIILRPKPVGTLVHDALLPGKRLWFLATGTGFAPFASLLREPETWERYEQVVMMHTCRDVAELAYGRRMIEGLSDDPLIGEMIAGKLRYYPTTTRQPSPRMGRITDTLARGKALADLDLTGPLTAETDRAMVCGSLAFNKDVAALLEGFGLREGANSAPGHFAVEKAFVD, encoded by the coding sequence ATGAACCAGCAACTGCGCCCCGATCTGCAAACCATCACCGCCGTGACGCATTGGACGGATCGGCTGTTCTCGTTCCGCGTGACGCGGCCAGCCAGCCTGCGGTTCCGCTCTGGCCAGTTCGTGATGATCGGCCTGCCCAATGCCGAGGGCAAACCCGTGCTGCGCGCCTATTCCATCGCCTCTCCGGCGTGGGATGATGAACTGGAGTTCTATTCGATCAAGGTGCCCGACGGGCCGCTGACCAGCCGCTTGCAGCATGTCCAGCCGGGTGACCCGATCATCCTGCGGCCCAAACCGGTGGGAACCTTGGTGCATGACGCGCTCTTGCCCGGCAAACGGCTGTGGTTCCTGGCGACGGGCACCGGGTTCGCGCCCTTTGCCAGCCTGCTGCGCGAGCCGGAAACCTGGGAGCGCTATGAGCAGGTGGTGATGATGCACACCTGCCGCGATGTCGCCGAATTGGCCTATGGCCGCCGCATGATCGAGGGGCTGTCCGACGATCCCTTGATTGGCGAGATGATCGCCGGAAAGCTGCGTTACTACCCCACGACAACCCGCCAGCCGTCGCCCCGTATGGGGCGGATCACCGACACTCTGGCGCGCGGGAAGGCCTTGGCCGATCTTGACCTGACCGGCCCGCTGACGGCCGAGACAGATCGCGCGATGGTCTGCGGCTCGCTGGCGTTCAACAAGGATGTGGCCGCGCTGCTAGAGGGGTTCGGGCTGCGCGAGGGGGCGAATTCCGCACCCGGTCATTTTGCGGTGGAAAAGGCCTTTGTCGATTAG
- a CDS encoding DUF934 domain-containing protein — translation MSVIVTDSGFGPDDFAQDWFDLASDVDLSALEGQLQGVTAIRIAFPSFADGRGFTLAAHLRRLGFAGRLRAQGHVVADQYTMARRAGFDEVEIDQTLAARQPEAQWLARGDWQGFDYRKRLRAAA, via the coding sequence ATGAGTGTGATCGTCACCGATTCCGGGTTTGGCCCGGATGATTTTGCGCAAGACTGGTTCGATCTCGCCTCGGACGTCGATCTGTCGGCACTCGAGGGGCAATTGCAGGGCGTCACCGCGATCCGTATTGCCTTCCCGTCGTTTGCCGATGGCCGGGGCTTCACCTTGGCCGCGCATCTGCGGCGGCTGGGTTTTGCCGGGCGTTTGCGGGCGCAGGGTCATGTTGTTGCGGATCAATACACAATGGCCCGGCGCGCGGGCTTTGACGAGGTCGAGATTGATCAGACCCTCGCCGCCCGCCAGCCCGAGGCGCAATGGCTGGCGCGCGGCGATTGGCAGGGATTCGATTACCGCAAACGCCTGAGGGCAGCCGCATGA
- a CDS encoding DUF2849 domain-containing protein has protein sequence MSRKPYAVVVTANALLDGDVVYLTAAHTWSRHLEQALVLTDKTDAEIALAHADTQTAEVVGCYLADVRQSASGPQPVHFREDFRRRGPSNYAHGKQATASNAA, from the coding sequence ATGTCCCGCAAACCCTATGCCGTTGTCGTCACCGCCAATGCTCTGCTGGATGGCGATGTGGTCTATCTGACCGCCGCCCACACCTGGAGCCGCCATCTGGAACAGGCGCTGGTCCTGACTGACAAGACCGACGCCGAAATCGCGCTTGCTCATGCCGACACCCAAACCGCCGAGGTGGTGGGCTGTTACCTGGCTGACGTGCGCCAGAGTGCCTCTGGCCCGCAGCCCGTCCATTTCCGCGAGGATTTCCGCCGCCGCGGCCCCTCGAATTACGCGCACGGCAAGCAGGCAACCGCCTCGAACGCCGCCTGA